Proteins encoded within one genomic window of Actinoplanes octamycinicus:
- a CDS encoding nucleoside/nucleotide kinase family protein, with protein sequence MTGTFPDLVRRARSLVAGGRRAVLGIAGPPGAGKTTLAESLLAALAPEPPAGLTAGGWVAHVPMDGFHLADVELDRLGLRDRKGAPDTFDGWGYSALLRRLLDDRDDMVYVPGFERVLEQPIAGAIGVPRTARLILTEGNYLLLGEGRWAGLREVFSEVWYTDLDPAERLRRLIARHVRFGKSPEAARAWATGTDERNAALIATTRDRADLVVPSALLCSLRADPADGFSP encoded by the coding sequence ATGACAGGCACGTTCCCCGATCTGGTGCGCCGGGCCCGGTCCCTCGTCGCCGGCGGGCGGCGCGCCGTCCTCGGCATCGCCGGACCGCCCGGCGCCGGCAAGACCACCCTGGCCGAGTCGCTGCTGGCCGCCCTCGCCCCGGAGCCGCCGGCCGGGCTGACCGCCGGCGGCTGGGTGGCGCACGTGCCGATGGACGGCTTCCACCTGGCCGACGTCGAGCTGGACCGGCTCGGGCTGCGCGACCGCAAGGGCGCGCCGGACACCTTCGACGGCTGGGGGTATTCCGCGCTGCTGCGCCGGCTGCTCGACGACCGCGACGACATGGTCTACGTGCCCGGTTTCGAGCGGGTCCTGGAGCAGCCGATCGCCGGCGCCATCGGGGTGCCCCGCACCGCCCGGCTGATCCTCACCGAGGGCAACTACCTGCTGCTCGGCGAGGGCCGGTGGGCCGGATTGCGGGAGGTGTTCAGCGAGGTCTGGTACACCGATCTCGACCCGGCCGAGCGGCTGCGCCGGCTGATCGCCCGGCACGTCCGCTTCGGCAAGTCACCGGAGGCCGCGCGGGCCTGGGCGACCGGCACCGACGAGCGGAACGCCGCACTGATCGCCACCACCCGGGACCGGGCCGACCTGGTGGTGCCGTCCGCGCTGCTGTGTTCGCTGCGCGCTGATCCGGCGGACGGGTTTTCGCCGTGA
- a CDS encoding glycoside hydrolase family 26 protein, with protein sequence MPVLISRRHLLLLAGSAALAGCTAPDKPSWPPVPSALPSPSAVRTGGGPVPLQPGKVMLGAYVALHGMSPAGGLALRRRQLGHDLRIVHRYYSWTDQLPTRLSYLPPASTLMISWRGPRLTDITTGRADRLITAAARRLAAGDRPVLLRWGWDMNRDFYRWGGAANGRSPAGYVTAWKRLRGLFAEAGADNVSWVWSPNWNTHPEEPWNNRDGYYPGDDLVDWVGVSGYSQGETPEQMFDPVYQTYAARKPIMITEVAVADRGGASKPDWIRDFAAWARSRPAVGAAVWFDTDTHPGSTEKWRIDSDRASLAAYRAMAGDPVFGA encoded by the coding sequence GTGCCCGTGCTGATCTCCCGACGCCACCTGCTGCTGCTCGCCGGGTCCGCGGCGCTGGCCGGCTGCACCGCCCCCGACAAGCCCTCCTGGCCGCCGGTGCCGTCCGCGCTGCCGTCCCCGTCCGCGGTCCGGACCGGCGGCGGACCGGTGCCGCTGCAGCCCGGCAAGGTGATGCTCGGCGCCTACGTCGCGCTCCACGGGATGAGCCCGGCCGGCGGGCTGGCGCTGCGCCGCCGTCAGCTCGGCCACGACCTGCGGATCGTGCACCGCTACTACTCGTGGACCGATCAGCTGCCGACCCGGCTGTCCTACCTGCCGCCGGCGAGCACGCTGATGATCTCCTGGCGCGGCCCGCGGCTCACCGACATCACCACCGGCCGGGCCGACCGGCTGATCACCGCGGCGGCCCGCCGGCTCGCCGCCGGCGACCGGCCGGTCCTGCTGCGCTGGGGCTGGGACATGAACCGCGACTTCTACCGCTGGGGCGGCGCCGCCAACGGCCGGTCGCCGGCCGGCTACGTGACCGCCTGGAAACGGCTGCGCGGACTGTTCGCCGAGGCCGGCGCGGACAACGTCTCCTGGGTGTGGAGCCCGAACTGGAACACCCACCCCGAGGAACCCTGGAACAATCGGGACGGGTACTACCCGGGTGACGACCTGGTCGACTGGGTGGGCGTGTCCGGGTACTCGCAGGGCGAGACCCCGGAGCAGATGTTCGACCCGGTCTACCAGACGTACGCCGCCCGGAAACCCATCATGATCACGGAGGTGGCGGTGGCGGACCGCGGCGGCGCCAGCAAACCGGACTGGATCCGGGACTTCGCGGCCTGGGCGCGGTCCCGGCCCGCGGTCGGCGCCGCCGTCTGGTTCGACACCGACACCCACCCCGGCTCGACGGAGAAGTGGCGGATCGACTCGGACCGGGCCAGCCTGGCCGCGTACCGGGCGATGGCCGGCGATCCGGTGTTCGGCGCGTGA
- a CDS encoding right-handed parallel beta-helix repeat-containing protein has translation MRRVVLAVAVLIPLVALVAWAFTHEPSGTAEAPAGYWVSAYGDDAGDGSSRHPWRSVTKAVSAVPEGATIHLRGGDYRPFTVDRPGLTITSAPGEKATIVGQSGTRDVILVTDDHVTLRNLEVRGCVPNPAPDAAETGDHGSGVRIHGTTGVTVQNVHVHHSAGTTAAGLPVGCYGILATDARDLTVSGNEVDHNGAGIVVSGGGRGVLVDGNTVHDQDRIIHNTAAPLDDFGGYGLAATFVEDDPGPVFRNNTVTHNLGPSTDYGVDGGGIEIYDAGHVTITGNTFADNDGALETGTGSGGGCDGNVFAGNTVATRDHGDDRSTGLVLRCAADMRVTGNTFENLSQFTFLISTDGDFAGRIDGLTITGNDVRQAPGVVVHRLQVPSTASLPRITIDANRYRLAGASFAVIGPDDSPDAANTVDFATWQQRTRFDATS, from the coding sequence GTGAGACGGGTCGTCCTCGCGGTGGCGGTGCTGATCCCGCTGGTGGCGCTGGTCGCCTGGGCGTTCACCCACGAGCCGTCCGGCACCGCCGAGGCGCCCGCCGGCTACTGGGTCTCCGCCTACGGCGACGACGCCGGCGACGGCAGCTCCCGGCACCCGTGGCGCTCGGTCACCAAAGCGGTCAGCGCGGTCCCCGAGGGCGCCACCATCCACCTGCGCGGCGGGGACTACCGCCCGTTCACGGTGGACCGGCCCGGCCTGACGATCACCAGCGCGCCCGGCGAGAAGGCGACGATCGTCGGGCAGTCCGGCACCCGGGACGTCATCCTGGTCACCGACGACCACGTCACGCTGCGGAACCTCGAGGTGCGCGGCTGCGTGCCCAACCCGGCCCCGGACGCGGCGGAGACCGGCGACCACGGCAGCGGCGTGCGGATCCACGGCACCACCGGGGTCACCGTGCAGAACGTGCACGTGCACCACAGCGCCGGGACGACCGCGGCCGGGCTGCCGGTCGGCTGCTACGGCATCCTCGCCACCGACGCCCGGGACCTGACCGTGAGCGGCAACGAGGTGGACCACAACGGCGCCGGGATCGTGGTCTCCGGCGGCGGCCGCGGCGTGCTGGTGGACGGCAACACCGTGCACGACCAGGACCGGATCATCCACAACACGGCGGCGCCGCTGGACGACTTCGGCGGCTACGGGCTGGCCGCGACGTTCGTCGAGGACGACCCGGGGCCGGTCTTCCGGAACAACACGGTGACGCACAACCTCGGGCCGTCCACCGACTACGGCGTCGACGGCGGCGGCATCGAGATCTACGACGCCGGGCACGTGACGATCACCGGCAACACGTTCGCCGACAACGACGGCGCGCTGGAGACCGGCACCGGCTCCGGCGGCGGCTGCGACGGCAACGTCTTCGCCGGCAACACCGTCGCCACCCGCGACCACGGCGACGACCGCTCCACCGGCCTGGTGCTGCGCTGCGCCGCCGACATGCGGGTCACCGGCAACACCTTCGAGAACCTCAGCCAGTTCACCTTCCTGATCTCCACGGACGGCGACTTCGCCGGCCGCATCGACGGTCTCACCATCACCGGCAACGATGTCCGCCAGGCGCCGGGCGTGGTCGTGCACCGCCTCCAGGTGCCCTCGACCGCGTCGCTGCCCCGCATCACGATCGACGCCAACCGCTACCGGCTGGCCGGCGCGTCCTTCGCGGTGATCGGCCCGGACGACTCGCCGGACGCCGCCAACACGGTCGACTTCGCCACCTGGCAGCAGCGCACCCGCTTCGACGCGACGTCCTAG
- a CDS encoding polysaccharide deacetylase family protein, with protein sequence MGWSTLPALMYHSVSAVDGPLRDLAVPPDRLAEQLEALTAAGYRLVGLTEALDQVRAGSTEKLLAVTFDDGYRDFLTAGVPALRAAGAGATLYASVGHLGGRAGWLGRWSPDFGPMLTWEELAEVAAQGIEIGNHSLIHHPLDVLPPALLRDEVYRSRDELEQRLQRGVRSFAYPHGYNSRRVRDVVAAAGHDNATEVGYRVHTPRERQFAVPRFQPTPDHTGADLVALVEGHGSGLVPTLKRYAQPGWRLVRKLARATGRTLT encoded by the coding sequence GTGGGCTGGAGCACGTTGCCGGCGCTGATGTATCACTCGGTCTCCGCCGTGGACGGCCCGCTGCGTGATCTCGCCGTCCCACCGGACCGGCTGGCCGAGCAGCTGGAGGCGCTCACCGCCGCCGGCTACCGCCTGGTCGGCCTGACCGAGGCGCTCGACCAGGTGCGCGCCGGCAGCACCGAGAAGCTGCTCGCGGTCACCTTCGACGACGGCTACCGCGACTTCCTCACCGCCGGCGTCCCCGCGCTGCGGGCGGCCGGCGCCGGCGCCACCCTGTACGCGTCGGTCGGCCACCTCGGCGGCCGGGCCGGCTGGCTGGGCCGCTGGTCACCCGACTTCGGCCCGATGCTGACCTGGGAGGAGCTGGCCGAGGTGGCCGCCCAGGGCATCGAGATCGGCAACCACAGCCTGATCCACCACCCGCTCGACGTGCTGCCCCCGGCGCTGCTGCGCGACGAGGTGTACCGCAGCCGCGACGAGCTGGAGCAGCGCCTGCAGCGCGGGGTGCGGTCGTTCGCCTACCCGCACGGCTACAACAGCCGCCGGGTCCGCGACGTGGTCGCCGCGGCCGGGCACGACAACGCCACCGAGGTCGGCTACCGGGTGCACACCCCGCGCGAGCGGCAGTTCGCGGTGCCGCGCTTCCAGCCCACCCCGGACCACACCGGCGCCGACCTGGTCGCGCTGGTCGAGGGCCACGGATCCGGCCTGGTCCCGACCCTGAAGCGGTACGCTCAGCCGGGCTGGCGCCTGGTCCGCAAGCTCGCCCGCGCGACGGGCCGGACCCTGACCTGA
- a CDS encoding metallophosphoesterase, with product MSVDEAVEAKPRRRRAGARFGVILVAVLALLFGVPWATLVWSGNAWPTPVVVTATVLVVLVAAAFPVLMFRGHGRRDDTAARIADTTLGVLWVLFVWSLLGQLFGLVLALAGVADPVRSRVVTGTVLAVSLILLVYGYAEAMRVSRVRRVNVTIPRLGRGLDGLRVVLITDTHYGPIDRARWSRGVTEVINSLDADIVAHTGDIADGEVDQRREMAAPLGDVRASLARVYVTGNHEYMSGAQGWVEHMSELGWEALHNRHLVVSRGGDSLVVAGVDDRTAAGSGVPGHHMDHEAALAGADPQLPVLLLAHQPQQISGAVAHGIDLQLSGHTHGGQMWPFHYLVRIDQPVLQGLSRHSERTQLYTSRGTGFWGPPFRIFAPSEITLLTLRAA from the coding sequence ATGTCAGTGGATGAGGCGGTCGAGGCCAAGCCCCGGCGGCGACGGGCGGGCGCCCGGTTCGGTGTGATCCTGGTGGCGGTCCTCGCCCTGCTCTTCGGGGTGCCGTGGGCCACCCTGGTCTGGTCCGGCAACGCCTGGCCCACCCCGGTGGTCGTCACCGCCACCGTGCTGGTCGTGCTGGTCGCGGCGGCCTTCCCGGTGCTGATGTTCCGCGGCCACGGCCGGCGCGACGACACCGCCGCCCGGATCGCCGACACCACGCTCGGCGTGCTCTGGGTGCTCTTCGTCTGGTCGCTCCTGGGCCAGCTGTTCGGCCTGGTCCTGGCCCTCGCCGGGGTCGCCGACCCGGTCCGCTCCCGGGTGGTCACCGGCACCGTGCTGGCCGTCTCGCTGATCCTGCTGGTCTACGGCTACGCCGAGGCGATGCGGGTCTCCCGGGTGCGCCGGGTGAACGTCACCATCCCGCGCCTGGGCCGGGGCCTGGACGGGCTGCGGGTGGTGCTGATCACCGACACCCACTACGGCCCGATCGACCGGGCACGCTGGTCCCGCGGCGTGACCGAGGTGATCAACTCGTTGGACGCGGACATCGTCGCGCACACCGGCGACATCGCCGACGGCGAGGTCGACCAGCGCCGCGAGATGGCCGCGCCGCTCGGCGACGTCCGCGCGAGCCTGGCCCGGGTCTACGTGACCGGCAACCACGAGTACATGAGCGGCGCCCAGGGCTGGGTCGAGCACATGTCCGAGCTCGGCTGGGAGGCCCTGCACAACCGGCATCTGGTCGTCTCCCGCGGCGGCGACTCGCTCGTCGTGGCCGGCGTCGACGACCGCACCGCGGCCGGCTCCGGCGTCCCCGGCCACCACATGGACCACGAGGCCGCGCTGGCCGGCGCCGACCCCCAGCTTCCGGTGCTGCTGCTCGCCCACCAGCCGCAGCAGATCTCCGGCGCCGTCGCGCACGGCATCGACCTGCAGCTGTCCGGCCACACCCATGGCGGCCAGATGTGGCCGTTCCACTACCTGGTCCGGATCGACCAGCCGGTCCTGCAGGGCCTGTCCCGGCACTCCGAGCGCACCCAGCTCTACACCAGCCGCGGCACCGGATTCTGGGGCCCGCCGTTCCGTATCTTCGCCCCCAGCGAGATCACCCTGCTCACCCTGCGCGCCGCCTGA